TACCCATCCACTGAGCCCTTTCATATAAGGATCTTAACCCACTAGATTTTACACCAAATTCTCATATTGAAGACCTAAATAGCAACCCTTTAATTCTAGAGCAAAAACGCATTTGTTCTATCTACCTTCACCCTCTGAAATTTACAAATACTTTAAAAGGAGATTAAAACTACACACATACGAAAACCTTGAGtgttctttgttgttgtttagtGCTGAAAACCATTAGAGCAATCCCAAACCTTCAAAAGGTCTTGGAGTGACAAAGGAGACTTGGTGTTGCGATTAGCAACTCAATAGATAGAAACCAGTGACGAGTAAGGAAAAAAGATTGGTACAATTAGTTGTGACATGGATAAAACCCTCGAATATGTTGTCATTTATATAGCTTGAAGGGTTTGTAAATGAGATGAATTACAACCATCCTTGTTAATAAAATTAGCTCTAGACCCCAGAGAATTGTTTGctcagttttaagtttttttcttcataaacaCTTCGCAGTGTTTGATTTGAATTTGCTATTATAATCGTGTATCTATGCATATATTAATTGGCTAATCGTAATAACAATTAAGACTTAATTGTGTAGATAAGTTAATATCGACATAAGccattaaattcaaaaaatgggGTGACCATGCTAAATCTTCGTTGCATTTCAAGACCCATTGCCGGGGCAGTGTCCAAAGATATGATAATACCTTCACaacattaataatattttttctaaaacctttcattaaaaagaagaaaagaaaaacaccagTAGATATTGGctttctaaaattacaaaagccATTTTGTTTAGTACAACACCTCAAAACCATTCACCACGAAGCTCTCTAAGAACCCGTCCGTGTGGAAGATCCGGGTCTCCACGCATAGCATTCTGCCTCCAAATCTGAACGGCTCTCTTAAGCGCCTCCTCCGCCGTGTCAAGCTGCTCCGGCCTCCACCCAATCACCTCTCCCCCAACCTCAAATTTCGAAGCATCAGTTACCCTTGTAATAGGCTTTCTTGTATCAACCATTTTGATCTCTGACAAAGGCGAGGCCTTGTGATGCTTGTAGTATTCTCTGTCATCTTCAGCTTGTCTCTCTCTGTCACTctgctctttttctttttcctctggCCATGGTGTGCCGTCAAGCCCTGCACAACTCACTTCTTCTAGGCTCGTTGCATGGCTACGCTTTTGCTGAGTGATGGGGTTCGAGGCTTGGCTCAAACCAGTGCTCTCTAGCCTCGGCGGAGAACTATAACTATAAGGCGTTCCAGGAGGCACTAATGGTCCCGTTTCTTTACTGGGTTTGAGTTCTATTTCTTGATTCTCAGTATCAGCATCCACCACGTTTCCTTGGCCCTATGAATTTCATATATGAATTTGTGAATAACAAATTCTCAAACTCAATTTACATATTTCAAGTTTAAGCTCGGAGAGAAAAGAATCTTGAAAAGTGCCTGCCTTCGTTTGgtggcgaaaatgggtaattacccataaaaatCTAACTATTTAATTAGTTGACGCGGTTTGGAAACATATTGGAATTGTAGCAACTCGAGTAAATCGACTCTTTGAAGCTCGATTTGTGGTATGTActtgtaaatcgagtcttagagactcgatttacatttacagtaaaaaaaaaaaatttgccttCAACGACCACAAAACCACAGCAACAACAGCAATCCTAACAAAACCaccaagagaagaaagagaagtttaaaaaaaaaaacccagaaacacgTCGCCTGCAACCCAGGCCGCGCGACCCAGGCCTGGGGTCGCGCGGCCTGGGTCGCCTCCGACCTGGGGTCGCGCGGCCTGGGTCGCCTACGACCTGGGGTCGCCCGCGACCTGGGTCGCCCGCGACCTGGGGTCGCccgcgacctgggtcgcgcgcctGGGTCGCCTGCGGCCTGGGTCGCAGGCAACCTGTTTCTGGGCGCGACCCCAGGCCGTGCTGGTGAGAGAAGAACCCAGAGAAGGAAGAATGGATATTGAGGTGAGGTGAGAAGGTGTGGTTTTGTGGTTGTTGAGGTGAGAAGGTGTGaaggcaaatttttttttttttactgtaaatgtaaatcgagtctctaagactcgatttacaagTAGATGCCACGTGGAAATAATGCCAACTCAGACCCGAGTAAACCATGGAAATCGAGCCTCAAAGAGTCGATTTACAGGCCCAAAATCGACCCTTTGCAACTCGAGTTGCTAGATTTCCAATATGTTTCCAAACCGCGtcaactaactaaatagttagatttttatgggtaattacccattttcgcctcGTTTGGTTTAACTTATAAAGTTATAGAGTTCGTTTTTAAACTTATAaagttatggttttttttttttgaagagctTATAAAGTTATGTAAATGGTAtaattgacattttttgaatattggaacaaataaaagataaatagaATGATTAAAATTGACACCtcataaattttgcaaaaaaaaaaagattacagTAGTACACTAggtttcaattaaattcaaacatatatatatgtattgcattttttgatgaataaaaaaatggataGGGGCTGATCTGAGTTGGcaatacattatatatgtattgCATTTAATTGATGATAACCCTGTTTGTGTATAGTAGCActgtttggattttaattttccCTAAATTTAATTAGGAACTTGATTTACCTAAATTTTAGCCTggcatatataaataattttatttactatatccattcactttttcttttctttttttggctcaagcgtgaattatttatttatttataataatttgattgttaGAAATCTTTATTGAAAAGACTATAAGGCATAAGCTATAAGTTGagctatatttatttatttataataatttgattgttaGAAATCTTTGTTGAAAAGACTATAAGGTATGACTTGAGATATAATAAAACTTTGAAGAATTAAGataattaaaagattaaaaatcaaaattagacccaatttaaagaatgaaaattattattattttagccAAGAAAGAATCTTACTTCGGGCTTTCTATAATGGACAGCAGGGCCAGCTTCAACCTCACCGGAGTGAATGGCAGGGTCAGCAGTGCGACCAGCCAAGGCCGAGGCAAGTCCTCTACGGAGAGCTTGTTTTTTGTTGGCTTGAGATAAAACCCAAGACCACCTTACTGCTGTGCCTGCTAATCTTGATTGCATTTTGGCTTTTGCCTATAATGGTTTGCTTTGCTCAacttaattttttgggtttctttggcGTTGGTCTAATTGAGAAGTGGAGAAGACACGTGTGTTTGAGTAATGACGTGGAAGCAGTTTATAGTGCCTTgttgtacttttatttttatgagaggCATCCAGAAGCGTGGAGATCTATTCCAGGCAAAAGCCTAGAAAGATGTTGAAATTGGTTCCACAGTATCTAGAAAGTAGAAAGTAGTGTAAGCTTTTGGAATGATATGGCAGGCCCTAGAAGATTTGGACAGCTCTTAGTTGTCATGCTTTGCATCAATTAGTTTACATGATTGTATCtactcataaataataaataatgtaatcctattttttaggatgattaaattcaattagtACAACAAATAAttgaacacttttttttttcttttgaagaaggAATCACTTTCATTCATAGATGAATAGAATCAAAATACAATGCCTCCATAGCATGTAAAAAATCACGGATAGTGTGgataaaatttagatatatttctttctaagtattgtataaatttttcaattaaaatataatgcATCCATGTCAGTAACAACCtataacttaaaatttgttttaaaaatgtcaTAATCGTAGCACTTTTTTGTATgtattttacataaaattaaaGATAGACTAGGTCACAATAATCCCTAGTTACTGGTTCTAGATACCACCACTATACTACTATCTATTCACTAGATCTAGCTTATTCAGAATATgcttaagcaaaaaaaaaaaaaaaaaatccttattaaaagtatgaaataattttaagagaaatgttatatctAGAATATTTTTACTATACTTTCGtaataaatcttataaataaCAAGTTGTTATGAATTAttattgaaagttaaaaaaataatttaataataaatttaaattaaatctaataataatttatcacataatttgttataaatatattgtaaactTGTCATTTTACTAATTTCAAAGCCCGAAACTTTGACTTTAATAAGTTGTGCTCAAAGTAGAAAACTGCTGGCTTGTACCCGATTATGATATTACAGAATGTAGATCATCAATAATCAAGTACTCTTAAGCTAGGTCTAGTTAAATTTGTACCATCAAGCAAAGTTATGAACAATTAATGAAACGGACTAAATTAATTGGGCATTGCACTCGGGTTTGCTCCTAATGAGTAATGATGATTTGGTATATCAATTTTGTCCATATACTTCAGCTTTTGACTCTAGATTCTAGAACCGaatttctctaaaaaataaaataaataaatagaaccGAATTTTGGTACTCTTTTTAAGTCTCAACACAAATACACAAATTTcttactaatattttattcctcGGTCTTatgaatatttcaaaatttcgaATAAATCTGATCTAGAAAAATAATCCAACTTGTGAACAAATTTAGCCACGTCGATTGACCACCAGctttttatttacatatttgGCAGCACAAACAATGCATTGTCCCCTCGTGCTAGAAAGCAAAGGTCTAcataggaataaaaaataaaataaaataaaataaaaaactgaaaaagtaatTCAATCTTTGTGAGCACCATCTCTTCGTGTCAAATCCCAAATGCTTTTCCTTTACATCCACTTCCAATTCTTCATGAAGACTCAACAATGGAACCATTTAGCAGTAACAAGATTGGGTCCAAAGGTCAAAGAgaaagttaaaaagtaaaaaagaccACGGAGACTTTAATTTCCTTCCacccaaacaaagaaaggaaaggaaaaataaaattctgattctctttcttttcattggTCTAGTTGTAGACACAGCCACAAGATAGAGCCATCAACAGCATGGCggcttgttcttcttcttttagtttCCTCATAATCTGCTTCTCCTTCCCCAATGATCTATGCAAGCCCATTTCTCTTCCTAAAGCCATCAATCCCAGCTTCAATCTGACTCCCACCTTGCCTTTATTGCTTCTATTAATGCTATTCTTCTTGCACTTCTCTGTTTCTCCTTTGTCTAAACTCAGAAGCGCCCTCCTCTTCTTTCTGTATCTGATCCCACATGCATTGCAAAGAGACTGCAAACATTGTAtattatatgagaaaaaaatctaATAGTTTGTTATATTAAAAATGTAGAGAGAGCCAAgctttgtagctcaactagcaTTTTACATGTTGtcgtaactatcaaattataaaataaaaaaataaataataataagggcACAATATGAATAAGACTAATCATTTACCCTTGGCCCAGCTGGACCACCCCTCCATAGAGGTGTTCTTGTTGTATGACAATCTGTACAGCTTTTCTTGAGCTCTTCAACCCCACCTAACAGTGTGCTATTCATGTCCTCTGACTCTGAACTCTGTTTCAAAGGAATAAGGTTATGAAATCAAGTCAGAAAAATAAGATAGAATAGTGAACATTTAAACAAGAAACGAACTCAACCCCTTATAGAGCAAGAGATCATATACTCACTTTTGTCTTTGATTCCATGATTGATCACTACCACCTATTCTAATTAAGAAGCTGAACAAAACCCAGTAATAATGGCCAAGTTTGGTTGGTTGTCTAGCTAGCGAGAAAAATGGTTGGTGTAGTAAGTTTAACTAATCCTTTAGGTGATGCTTGTTAAAGACATAGGTAGAGAGTGAGTACCTTAATGAGAAACTGAGACTAATTGGGATGGAGAGTGAGAAAGTCAGAAGAATTTGAGTATTGAGGAATGTGGcttaggcaaaaaaaaaaaaaaagacgaacAGAGCGAAACAGGGGAAGAGAAGCTGCGAGAAATAACATAATGGAAAAGGCCAACACAAAGTTCCAATTATAAACAAAGCAAAGCCGCAaaacaaagaacacaaaaaccCTAGCTCTAATATGTTCTAAAATGACGAAAACACCACTTATAAACTCCCCAAACATTGGAATCATTTGTCTTTGCACCATACACGGGTACTTTTTGTATGTTTTGTTAAATCTAACTGCACGAGAAATCTCAGCCATTTAAATTATTCAAACATGTCGGAATTTCATATTAATTGAGGATATGATAGTAAGATAGAGGTTATTACCGATGCTATTGGTGGCCTAGTGTTTGGAGCCTTGGGCCAACAAGACTTCGTTTTGCAGAGTATCTTGGGGTCAAGCCACCCTTTCCACTAGTGACGTGTTAATGTTACTTATACTTCATCAAAATAAGGTATTGTCCAAGGgctattaattgatttttaatataagctatattttattttattaattaagttaattgaaACCAACAACATAAACTACTTACTGATcaacttttcaaaattaattgatCTTGTTAGACAGATGCTCTATAATGAAAGACAAGCTAAAGTTAGAATTGTAGCTACACTttcaatttaatattaataaatagtTTGACATGGTTGGACCACAAAAAGAATTGACATTATAAGTGACAGTTACTATAGGCATaagacaaaagttttgtaactcaactacatttgttgatgtttttaacaaaaagatgtaagattcaaattctctctcaattatcaaattattaaaaaatatatatattgtttgaagATTTTACTTTATTAGTCTTTATTTTCGGATAATAAGTTGTGAAGTATTTTATGGGGAGTTATAAGTAGGAGGAGGTGTTATTTAAAATAGAATTCAAGAATCAGTTTCAAAGAATtactagttttatttattttttgtaatttgttcATCTTGGCGATCCATACGGTGCTTTTGTTACTTTCAACGGGAAgagcatttctttttttaatcctcGTATATCTGTTTGCGCCTTAATAGAAAGATATATTGCACAGTACAAAATTAACCCAAATTTCCTATTCTAGAACAGTACAGGAACCAAATGCTGGTTACCAACATCCAACACCTTCGCAGGAAAAGCCTCATTTAACCCTATATAgcttaaataaaatagatttggTCTCATTAAGGACTTAGCCAACAAATGTCAGATCAACCGCAGAAGTACAATATTGTTTCACCCAAAGAAAATCTTTAATAACTAACAAATACCAGTGTTTTTACACAGTTTTACCCACGTCTCAAAAGcaattgaaattaattgaaattacttttaaGAGCGTGTTTAAAACAGTTTGTTTGTAACAAATTTAACCCATAACTAAGAGAGAAACACAAGGTATTAGTAATGCCCTTTAACTAACCGTATTACTTTCCTACTAGCCTTTCTCAAAGGCTAATTAAAGCTAAGCATCACTGATCTTGCTTCTTGCATTGGTGACAAAGTATACATTAAGAAAAtgctcaaaattttaattttgcctATGCAACGCACTGTTTCGCACTCTCTACATGCTAGCAATATTAAACGCAAAAAGTTAGAAAGTGAGGGCAAAAGACCAAGTATAGTGTGAAAGAAACTGAAACAAGAAAAACTACACCACTACTGAATTCTGTATGTGGATGATGATAATGGAAGAGAGATACAGGAAGGAGCTAGAATAATGAGAATTTGGTACTTTGTAATTAAATGTTTTTAGAATTTGGAATTCAAACAACAAAATTGGGTAAGCAGTTAACACGAAATATAAtcatttggaagaaaaaaacaagTGCAAGGGCATAAAAGATGCAAGAACAGACAAAGTCCGGCCATATATTCTGGTCCATATGCGCATAGAGATAACCACTtctttatttgtgttttgtCTTAAAGACCAGACAGATTAAAGAAAAGCCAGAGTGGAACCCATTCAGTCACTTCTTTCCTATAGTGTGGTCCAAAGACCCCAGACAGAACAAAACTATTAAAAACAACAATGAGGAATAGAGGGTACTCTTGTTGATCTGCCTCCACAAAATAAttcccaaatgatttatgggttGGTTTATGAGTAAGACTTAAATGTAGTATTTAGGTGTTGTTACTTAggttcccctcttaagattttgccttgtggatttttttcatgagatggaagtgtattttttagttaagtaactacatagcaaaattttaaaagaaaaatctaagaaatAGCACTTAAGGTACTAcacctaaattttgtctttaGTTTATTTGCTTAAGTTTATAAGCAATTCCATCATTTACCTTCATTCTCCTAAGGgggaaaaagagagatagagttttttCATCATTTGTGGTTGAAACACAATATAAACATTTTCGTTTGCTTTTTCATCATATATTGTTtagaaccatttttttattctaataaaaaaattctccaTTTACATTACACTAACAATGTAAACTCacattagagcatccacagcagtggagctaaatttttagcaatttaattccaccaaaagttactttatctattttacctacacacatgttgcagcagtggatctattttagcttttaacacaataaaataatataaacattacaataaaataatatatgtcttacaataaaataatatatcacacTAACCACAAAAACATctacaacaaaataatatttcattcaactACCAACACACCACCGCAACAACCATCAATCCCATAAAAATTACTGTACAACCACAACCCCGTCGTGCCCACCAAAACcagtgatgaagaaaaaaaaaaaaaagcagaaaaatcAACACAACCAAATCGGAAAACACAGCAAAAGTGAAACCCAGAAGAACCAACAGACCCAAAATCCCACTGTTGCAGATTCGGAGAACAGATTAATAAAAGGGGTAAATTACTTTCTCATtgtactcttttcttttcttttttttgataatccttTTCTCGTTGTAGTAGAATAGGAGGAAACCACCGCTGTTGGTGTCCTTGGCTTTAGCTTTTCAGGACTGACAGTTTAGAGAGGAGATCGAGCCATTTGGGTCTGGGTTTGAGAGATAGAAAGATAAGAAATCACCACCGCCGTTGGTGGTGGCGACTGTGGCCATGAGAGAAGGAGGTACTACTTGAAGGTTTCATCCATGGAGGCCAGAGAGAGAGGGTTTGAGAATGTTCTAgcaggaagaaagaagagatggagagggagagagacacggagagagaagaaaagcaagaaagaataaaaaatagataaagtagtgtgaatgtaaaataaaaaattaactttttttttgctcCAAGCTACAGTGCAtatctatttatagatgtgtACTGTAGCAattcatctaaattttttaactatgGCTCCACTGCTGTAAgcgtttttttgtgtttgtggagctaaattttaacaatataGTATTATAGCTATACTGCTGTGAATGCTCACCATGACAGAGAGCCTAGCATGTTGAGCAAGTCTGATctaacaaaatatttcataaagGTAGGCCATAGGTGAAAAGCATGCTTTCATAAATGTATTATAGACACACAAAATGTGTACAATATTTATACACATTtgtaaaatatgtataatatatgatattaaTGCAAGTTTCAAGATAGATAAGCATGCCTCGTAACAAATAGTTTTAGTGCCAAATGAAACCGTGATCCCGAATGTGATTATAAGAACCACACAAGGTAGGGTATAAGGCAAAAACTAATGCAATGCTTATATAAGTTGTTCCAAGAGCAGTGATGGAGAATCTTAATGCTAAAAGCAATTTACATGATGTATGCAACGGAATAGATGAAAGACATATCATCCAGACAATGATTATTGAAGTGCTTGAACAAAAAACGCACATCTTGATATCAAGTTTAGAAAAGCATGCTTTTCACCTATGGCCTACctttatgaaatattttgttagATCAGACTTGCTCAACATGCTAGGCTCTGTCATGATAGTCTTTTATAAACTCTTTCATCTCGTTAGTTAAAgttatttgatatttgatattcCTAAAATAACTACTTATCGTATGTC
The sequence above is drawn from the Quercus lobata isolate SW786 chromosome 12, ValleyOak3.0 Primary Assembly, whole genome shotgun sequence genome and encodes:
- the LOC115970492 gene encoding uncharacterized protein LOC115970492, which translates into the protein MQSRLAGTAVRWSWVLSQANKKQALRRGLASALAGRTADPAIHSGEVEAGPAVHYRKPEGQGNVVDADTENQEIELKPSKETGPLVPPGTPYSYSSPPRLESTGLSQASNPITQQKRSHATSLEEVSCAGLDGTPWPEEKEKEQSDRERQAEDDREYYKHHKASPLSEIKMVDTRKPITRVTDASKFEVGGEVIGWRPEQLDTAEEALKRAVQIWRQNAMRGDPDLPHGRVLRELRGEWF
- the LOC115971725 gene encoding GATA transcription factor 15-like — its product is MESKTKSSESEDMNSTLLGGVEELKKSCTDCHTTRTPLWRGGPAGPRSLCNACGIRYRKKRRALLSLDKGETEKCKKNSINRSNKGKVGVRLKLGLMALGREMGLHRSLGKEKQIMRKLKEEEQAAMLLMALSCGCVYN